One Aegilops tauschii subsp. strangulata cultivar AL8/78 chromosome 7, Aet v6.0, whole genome shotgun sequence genomic window carries:
- the LOC109749095 gene encoding uncharacterized protein isoform X1: MDDLKAILARPIQVAEQVIKWAEEAQTCRQECLELKNKVERLASLLRQAARADLYERPARRILDDTGKVLDKAAALLDRCRAHGIVHRVFTIIPAGSFKRTSNQLDNSLGDLSWILRVSNYANAGDDLDDHIGLPPIAQNEPILFLIWEQIAVLYTGTFDARADAAASVVSLARDNDRYGRLIIEEDGVPPLLRLIKEGRPEGQENAALAIGLLGRDPECVELMVLAGVCTAFSKILKDAPMKVQGMVAWAVSELATNHPKCQDAFMQSNVIRLLVSHLAFETVQEHSKYAVASRMSLHSVVMDKKGSGKYSSHQDTFDAAEHTAANSLSAKPTVGGGSAAGGNAAAAAAAATGGTSSSGVTGAAAASIGSVAGTKQHNVSLSGTSTRGKEYEDEETKAYMKSNAARALCQLATGNAAVCKNITESRALLCFSILLEKGAPDVQYNSALALMEICRVAEQNADLRRSAFKPTSPAARAVVDQLLRVVTKAEYDDLLIPCITSLGCLSRTFRATETRIIGPLVNLLDEREADVSREAAVALTKFACTDNYLHVDHSKAIINASGAKHLVQLVYFGEQMVQVAALLLVCYIAHNVPDSEDLAQAEILTVLEWASKQEQDKLIESLLPEAKIRMELYQSRGAKGYH, encoded by the coding sequence ATGGATGACCTGAAGGCGATCTTGGCGCGGCCGATCCAGGTCGCGGAGCAGGTGATCAAGTGGGCGGAGGAGGCGCAGACGTGCCGGCAGGAGTGCCTggagctcaagaacaaggtcgaGCGCCTCGCCTCCCTCCTCCGCCAGGCCGCGCGCGCCGACCTCTACGAGCGTCCCGCCCGCCGCATCCTCGACGACACCGGCAAGGTGCTCGACAAGGCCGCCGCCCTTCTCGACCGTTGCCGCGCTCACGGCATCGTCCACCGCGTCTTCACCATCATCCCCGCCGGCTCCTTCAAGAGGACGTCCAACCAGCTCGACAACTCCCTCGGCGACCTCTCTTGGATTCTCCGCGTGTCCAACTACGCTAACGCCGGCGATGACCTGGATGACCACATTGGCTTGCCCCCTATCGCCCAGAACGAGCCCATCCTCTTCCTCATCTGGGAGCAGATCGCCGTGCTCTACACCGGCACATTCGACGCCCGCGCTGACGCCGCGGCTAGCGTCGTCTCTCTCGCGCGCGACAATGACCGCTACGGCAGGCTCATCATCGAAGAGGACGGCGTCCCGCCTCTGCTGCGCCTCATAAAGGAGGGCCGCCCTGAGGGCCAGGAGAACGCCGCGCTCGCCATCGGCCTCCTCGGCCGCGACCCGGAGTGCGTCGAGCTCATGGTGCTCGCCGGCGTCTGCACCGCCTTCTCCAAGATTCTCAAGGACGCGCCCATGAAGGTGCAGGGAATGGTGGCGTGGGCCGTGTCCGAGCTCGCCACCAACCACCCCAAATGCCAGGACGCGTTCATGCAGAGCAACGTGATCCGCCTGCTCGTGTCCCACCTCGCCTTCGAGACGGTGCAGGAGCACTCCAAGTACGCCGTCGCGTCCAGGATGAGCCTACACTCCGTTGTCATGGACAAGAAGGGCAGCGGCAAATACTCGTCCCATCAGGACACATTTGATGCGGCGGAGCACACCGCGGCCAACAGCTTGTCGGCGAAGCCCACAGTCGGTGGTGGCTCCGCTGCCGGTGGTaacgccgctgccgccgccgccgccgccaccggtggCACCAGCTCAAGTGGCGTCACGGGAGCTGCGGCTGCGAGCATTGGCAGCGTTGCGGGGACGAAGCAGCACAATGTGTCCTTGTCGGGGACGAGCACGCGAGGGAAAGAATACGAGGACGAAGAGACCAAAGCCTACATGAAATCCAACGCAGCGAGAGCGCTGTGCCAGTTAGCCACGGGCAATGCCGCCGTGTGCAAGAACATCACGGAGTCCAGGGCGCTGCTCTGTTTCTCCATCCTCCTGGAGAAAGGCGCCCCAGACGTGCAGTACAACTCGGCCCTGGCGCTCATGGAGATCTGCCGTGTGGCGGAGCAGAACGCGGACCTCCGGCGGTCGGCGTTCAAGCCGACGTCCCCCGCGGCGCGCGCCGTGGTGGACCAGCTCCTCCGCGTGGTCACCAAGGCGGAGTACGACGATCTCCTGATCCCCTGCATCACGTCGCTGGGCTGCCTGTCGAGAACCTTCCGGGCGACGGAGACCCGGATCATCGGGCCGCTGGTGAACCTCCTGGACGAGCGGGAAGCCGACGTGTCCCGGGAGGCGGCCGTGGCGCTGACCAAATTCGCCTGCACGGATAACTACCTCCACGTGGACCACTCCAAGGCCATCATCAACGCCAGCGGCGCCAAGCACCTGGTCCAGCTGGTGTACTTCGGGGAGCAGATGGTGCAGGTGGCGGCGCTCCTCCTGGTGTGCTACATCGCGCACAACGTCCCCGACAGCGAGGACCTCGCGCAGGCGGAGATCCTCACCGTGCTGGAGTGGGCGTCCAAGCAGGAGCAGGACAAGTTGATCGAAAGCTTGTTGCCGGAGGCCAAGATCAGGATGGAGCTCTACCAATCCAGAGGGGCAAAAGGTTACCATTAA
- the LOC109749095 gene encoding uncharacterized protein isoform X2, with protein sequence MDDLKAILARPIQVAEQVIKWAEEAQTCRQECLELKNKVERLASLLRQAARADLYERPARRILDDTGKVLDKAAALLDRCRAHGIVHRVFTIIPAGSFKRTSNQLDNSLGDLSWILRVSNYANAGDDLDDHIGLPPIAQNEPILFLIWEQIAVLYTGTFDARADAAASVVSLARDNDRYGRLIIEEDGVPPLLRLIKEGRPEGQENAALAIGLLGRDPECVELMVLAGVCTAFSKILKDAPMKVQGMVAWAVSELATNHPKCQDAFMQSNVIRLLVSHLAFETVQEHSKYAVASRMSLHSVVMDKKGSGKYSSHQDTFDAAEHTAANSLSAKPTVAAAASIGSVAGTKQHNVSLSGTSTRGKEYEDEETKAYMKSNAARALCQLATGNAAVCKNITESRALLCFSILLEKGAPDVQYNSALALMEICRVAEQNADLRRSAFKPTSPAARAVVDQLLRVVTKAEYDDLLIPCITSLGCLSRTFRATETRIIGPLVNLLDEREADVSREAAVALTKFACTDNYLHVDHSKAIINASGAKHLVQLVYFGEQMVQVAALLLVCYIAHNVPDSEDLAQAEILTVLEWASKQEQDKLIESLLPEAKIRMELYQSRGAKGYH encoded by the exons ATGGATGACCTGAAGGCGATCTTGGCGCGGCCGATCCAGGTCGCGGAGCAGGTGATCAAGTGGGCGGAGGAGGCGCAGACGTGCCGGCAGGAGTGCCTggagctcaagaacaaggtcgaGCGCCTCGCCTCCCTCCTCCGCCAGGCCGCGCGCGCCGACCTCTACGAGCGTCCCGCCCGCCGCATCCTCGACGACACCGGCAAGGTGCTCGACAAGGCCGCCGCCCTTCTCGACCGTTGCCGCGCTCACGGCATCGTCCACCGCGTCTTCACCATCATCCCCGCCGGCTCCTTCAAGAGGACGTCCAACCAGCTCGACAACTCCCTCGGCGACCTCTCTTGGATTCTCCGCGTGTCCAACTACGCTAACGCCGGCGATGACCTGGATGACCACATTGGCTTGCCCCCTATCGCCCAGAACGAGCCCATCCTCTTCCTCATCTGGGAGCAGATCGCCGTGCTCTACACCGGCACATTCGACGCCCGCGCTGACGCCGCGGCTAGCGTCGTCTCTCTCGCGCGCGACAATGACCGCTACGGCAGGCTCATCATCGAAGAGGACGGCGTCCCGCCTCTGCTGCGCCTCATAAAGGAGGGCCGCCCTGAGGGCCAGGAGAACGCCGCGCTCGCCATCGGCCTCCTCGGCCGCGACCCGGAGTGCGTCGAGCTCATGGTGCTCGCCGGCGTCTGCACCGCCTTCTCCAAGATTCTCAAGGACGCGCCCATGAAGGTGCAGGGAATGGTGGCGTGGGCCGTGTCCGAGCTCGCCACCAACCACCCCAAATGCCAGGACGCGTTCATGCAGAGCAACGTGATCCGCCTGCTCGTGTCCCACCTCGCCTTCGAGACGGTGCAGGAGCACTCCAAGTACGCCGTCGCGTCCAGGATGAGCCTACACTCCGTTGTCATGGACAAGAAGGGCAGCGGCAAATACTCGTCCCATCAGGACACATTTGATGCGGCGGAGCACACCGCGGCCAACAGCTTGTCGGCGAAGCCCACAGTCG CTGCGGCTGCGAGCATTGGCAGCGTTGCGGGGACGAAGCAGCACAATGTGTCCTTGTCGGGGACGAGCACGCGAGGGAAAGAATACGAGGACGAAGAGACCAAAGCCTACATGAAATCCAACGCAGCGAGAGCGCTGTGCCAGTTAGCCACGGGCAATGCCGCCGTGTGCAAGAACATCACGGAGTCCAGGGCGCTGCTCTGTTTCTCCATCCTCCTGGAGAAAGGCGCCCCAGACGTGCAGTACAACTCGGCCCTGGCGCTCATGGAGATCTGCCGTGTGGCGGAGCAGAACGCGGACCTCCGGCGGTCGGCGTTCAAGCCGACGTCCCCCGCGGCGCGCGCCGTGGTGGACCAGCTCCTCCGCGTGGTCACCAAGGCGGAGTACGACGATCTCCTGATCCCCTGCATCACGTCGCTGGGCTGCCTGTCGAGAACCTTCCGGGCGACGGAGACCCGGATCATCGGGCCGCTGGTGAACCTCCTGGACGAGCGGGAAGCCGACGTGTCCCGGGAGGCGGCCGTGGCGCTGACCAAATTCGCCTGCACGGATAACTACCTCCACGTGGACCACTCCAAGGCCATCATCAACGCCAGCGGCGCCAAGCACCTGGTCCAGCTGGTGTACTTCGGGGAGCAGATGGTGCAGGTGGCGGCGCTCCTCCTGGTGTGCTACATCGCGCACAACGTCCCCGACAGCGAGGACCTCGCGCAGGCGGAGATCCTCACCGTGCTGGAGTGGGCGTCCAAGCAGGAGCAGGACAAGTTGATCGAAAGCTTGTTGCCGGAGGCCAAGATCAGGATGGAGCTCTACCAATCCAGAGGGGCAAAAGGTTACCATTAA